The following proteins are co-located in the Camelina sativa cultivar DH55 chromosome 12, Cs, whole genome shotgun sequence genome:
- the LOC104731733 gene encoding probable methyltransferase PMT14, producing the protein MGSKHNPPGNNRSRSTLSLLVVVGLCCFFYLLGAWQKSGFGKGDSIAMEITKQAQCTDIVTELDFEPHHNTVKIPEKADPKPVSFKPCDVKLKDYTPCQEQDRAMKFPRENMIYRERHCPPDNEKLRCLIPAPKGYMTPFPWPKSRDYVHYANAPFKSLTVEKAGQNWVQFQGNVFKFPGGGTMFPQGADAYIEELASVIPIKDGSVRTALDTGCGVASWGAYMLKRNVLAMSFAPRDNHEAQVQFALERGVPAIIAVLGSILLPYPARAFDMAQCSRCLIPWTANEGTYLMEVDRVLRPGGYWVLSGPPINWKTWHKTWNRTKAELNAEQKKIEDIAESLCWEKKYEKGDIAIFRKKINDRSCDRSTPVNTCKRKDTDDVWYKEIETCVTPFPKVSSEKEVAGGELKKFPERLFAVPPSISKGLINGVDAESYQEDINLWKKRVTAYKRINRLIGSTRYRNVMDMNAGLGGFAAALESPKSWVMNVIPTINKNTLSVVYERGLIGIYHDWCEGFSTYPRTYDFIHASGVFSLYQHSCKLEDILLETDRILRPEGIVIFRDEVDVLNDVRKIADGMRWDTKLMDHEDGPLVPEKILVAVKQYWVAGDDGKSSPSSSSSSENSEEE; encoded by the exons ATGGGTTCTAAGCATAACCCACCAGGGAATAATAGATCGAGAAGTACACTATCTCTACTCGTTGTGGTTGGTTTATGCTGTTTCTTCTACCTTCTTGGAGCATGGCAAAAGAGTGGGTTTGGTAAAGGAGATAGCATAGCTATGGAGATCACAAAACAAGCTCAGTGCACTGATATTGTCACTGAACTTGACTTTGAGCCTCATCACAACACAGTGAAGATCCCTGAAAAAGCTGATCCGAAGCCTGTTTCTTTCAAGCCGTGTGATGTGAAGCTCAAGGATTACACGCCTTGTCAGGAGCAGGACAGAGCCATGAAGTTCCCGAGAGAGAACATGATTTACAGAGAGAGACATTGTCCTCCTGATAATGAGAAACTGCGTTGTCTTATTCCAGCTCCTAAAGGGTATATGACTCCGTTCCCTTGGCCTAAAAGTAGAGATTACGTTCACTATGCTAATGCTCCTTTCAAGAGCTTGACTGTTGAAAAAGCTGGACAGAACTGGGTTCAGTTTCAAGGAAATGTGTTTAAATTCCCTGGTGGAGGAACTATGTTTCCTCAAGGCGCGGATGCGTATATAGAAGAGTTAGCTTCTGTTATCCCAATCAAAGATGGCTCTGTTAGAACTGCATTGGACACTGGATGTGGG GTTGCAAGTTGGGGTGCTTATATGCTTAAGAGGAATGTTTTGGCTATGTCCTTTGCGCCAAGGGATAACCACGAAGCACAAGTTCAGTTTGCGCTGGAGAGAGGTGTTCCAGCGATCATCGCTGTTCTTGGATCAATTCTTCTTCCTTACCCTGCAAGAGCCTTTGATATGGCTCAATGCTCTCGATGCTTGATACCATGGACCGCAAACG AGGGAACGTACTTAATGGAAGTTGATAGAGTCTTGAGACCTGGAGGTTACTGGGTCTTATCAGGTCCTCCGATCAACTGGAAGACATGGCACAAGACGTGGAACCGAACTAAAGCAGAACTCAACGCTGAGCAAAAGAAAATAGAGGACATCGCAGAGTCCTTATGCTGGGAGAAGAAGTATGAGAAGGGAGACATTGCAATTTTCAGAAAGAAGATAAACGACAGATCATGCGATAGATCAACACCAGTTAACACCTGCAAGAGAAAGGACACTGATGATGTCTGGTACAAGGAGATAGAAACTTGTGTAACACCATTCCCTAAAGTATCAAGCGAAAAAGAAGTTGCTGGAGGAGAGCTAAAGAAGTTCCCGGAGAGACTATTCGCTGTGCCTCCAAGTATCTCTAAAGGTTTGATTAACGGCGTTGACGCAGAATCATACCAAGAAGACATC AATCTATGGAAGAAACGAGTGACTGCATACAAGAGAATCAACAGACTGATAGGTTCCACTAGATACCGTAATGTGATGGACATGAATGCTGGACTTGGTGGTTTCGCTGCTGCTCTTGAATCGCCTAAATCTTGGGTTATGAATGTGATTCCAACCATTAACAAGAACACATTGAGTGTTGTCTATGAGAGAGGTCTCATTGGTATCTACCATGACTG GTGTGAAGGCTTTTCAACTTATCCAAGAACATACGATTTCATTCATGCTAGTGGTGTCTTCAGCTTGTATCAGCACAG CTGCAAACTTGAAGATATTCTTCTAGAAACTGATCGGATTTTACGGCCGGAAGGGATTGTGATATTCCGGGATGAGGTTGATGTTTTGAACGATGTGAGGAAGATCGCTGATGGAATGAGATGGGATACTAAATTGATGGATCACGAAGACGGTCCTCTCGTGCCGGAGAAGATTCTTGTCGCCGTTAAGCAGTATTGGGTCGCCGGCGACGATGGAAAGAGTTctccgtcgtcttcttcttcttctgagaatagtgaagaagaataa